The following is a genomic window from Chitinophaga caseinilytica.
TCGGGCGAGAAGAGGAAGGCGATGCAGGCACTCACTTTCTGGCGCGTTCCGCCGGAAAGCGTCCGCATCTTTTTATGTTTGATCTTGTCCAGCCCGAAACTTTCGTACAGTTCTTCGTCGAGCGCCGATTGCCCTTTCCGGATATCCTTGATCATATGCAGCACCTGTTCGATGGTCATATTGTCCGGATATCGCCCGATTTGCGGCATATAGCCGATGTGGGCGCGGTAGGCGGGATTGTTGCGGATGGGCTGGCCGTTGATGATGATGTCCCCTTTTTCGGGGATAACGAGGCCCAGGATGGATTTGATGAGGGTCGTTTTGCCGGAACCGTTGGGCCCGAGCAGGGAAACGGCCTGTCCTTTTTCCAGGGAAAGGTCGATCCCGTCGAGGGCTTTGAATTTGCCGAAAGACTTCGTCAGTTTTTCTATCCGGATCATAGCTTCCATTTTTTCGTTTGAGGTGAATCGTCCCGCAGCTGGTCGGGGATGATGGACGGCATGATTTTTTCCGCCTGGTCCACGATGTTGGTGAGAAAACTCCTGTAGAGGATCATGGTGGAAGGGATCCTTTCCGAAAGGATGGAATAGACGCTCACGGGATGGTAGGGCACATCGCCGGTGCCATCTCGGTTGAGGTCGTATCCTTCGTATTTGTCCCAGTAATTGTTCCGCCAGGCGTTGAGCATGAGCGTGCCGTTGGTGGCCACGTCGAAGGAGTTGTCGAGGAAATTGTTCGTTTCGATGGTGTTCCCTTCGCAGCTGGCCTGCACGCGCATGGCCCAGCCGTTGGCGGAAAAGGTGTTCCGCGCGATGTGGATGCGGCTGCTCCCTTCCATATACACGCCCATCGTGTTCCGGGCGAAGGTGTTATGCTCGATCCTGCTGTCGGAAATATCTTTCAGGAGAATGCCGTACGAAGCGTCTCCCCAATGTTCGCTGAAGGTATTGCCCGTCATGATCACTTTTTTCGAATACATGACCGCAACGCCCGCGCCGTTGTGGCGGAAAGTATTGCGGCTGTAACCGTCGTTGTGCGAAAACATGAAGTGCAGGCCGTAGCGGACATTGTTGGTGGAAACGTTGCCGATGATGGCGGAGCCGGTGACGAATTCGAAGTAAATACCGTCGCGGTGCCCCGAGATGTTGTTGTCCCGGATGAGGAGGGAGTCCGACTTCCAGGCGTGCACGCCGTTGCCGGCCTGCAGCTCGTCGGTTGCGGAAGAGCGGATCTCGTTGTTTTCGATCACGCAGTATTTACTGTTCTGGAGGTAGATGCCGTAGGTGGTGTTAAGGACTTTGCAATTACTGACCCTCACGCGCGCCGCGTTCTGGAGGCGGATGCCGGCCATGTCTACCATACTGCTGCGGCCGGTGTTCTGCACGGTGATGCCCTGTACACAAACACCGCTGGCGGTAATTACGAAAAGCTGGTATTTGTTTTCACCGTCGAACACAGGGAAGTTTTCCCCGATGAGGGTGATGGGAGTGCGGATAACGATCTCGTGCTGCAGGTAATGCCCCGGCGCCACGATCACCGTGTCGCCCGGCCGGGCCCTGTCGAGCGCGTGCTGGAGGAGGCTGTCTGGCCCGGTGCGGATCACCGTGGCGGAAAGCCCCATCGGCAGGAGGAGAAAAATTAATATGGTACGTAAAATGGTCATGGCAATTTTTCCCAGGTGAGGAAATCGAGCCCGAGGCTGTCTTTCAGCGCAGTGGCGGCGGCTTCGTCCGCAAAAGCGGGGAAGTTGCCAGCCATGGGGCTTTTGAACGATTCGTGGTGAAGGAAAACAGCTTTTTCGGCCAGCAGCGGTCCCGCCGCTTTGCCCGAATAATCATTGACGAAGAGGAGGCTTCCCGGTTCGATGTCGAACCCGCGGAGGCAGGCGATGTCGTCGAATTTGAACACGCGGCCTTTCGGGTTCACGATCTCTGCGGAAAACCGCTTGTCCATAATGGTCATTTTGCAATGTGCGCAGGCGTCTTTCCCGTATGCGATCGGTTCGTATTTCCTGCCGCAGGCGCTGGCGAGGAAAAGGAGGAGCGTCAGCGCGGGTAGATACAGCTTCATAACCTTTGTTTTTTTGCGCGGCGCCATTCGTAAAAGGCTGCGCTGGTAAGCAATAAAGCGGCCGCGATGAAGAACCATCCGCCGATATCAGGCTGGGAAAGGGCTTCGAAGTTCAGCATCTTCTTGTACCCGATGAGCGGCGGCTGGTACGCCATTCCCGGTACTTTGATGGGAGCCGTGGGGTCGAGGTTATGCCCGTAATCATATTCCCATTTCCAGAAATCGTACATGGATACGGCGGCGATGAGGAGCAAAAGGCCCGTCCAGGCGTAAAACCAGGCCCTGCGGTTCAGGACCAGCACGAGCAGCCCCAGGAGGCAGAACGCGCCAAGGGCAACGGGCATGTACACGAATTCCTTGAAATCGTTTTTGTGGATGGTTTTCATGCCGATGTAGTGGTTCAGGCCGTTGATGATCTCTACGTCGCCCTTTACGTCGTTGATCCAGATCTGCATGGAAATCCCTTCCGGGTATTGCGGCGCAGCGAGATCGATCCGCCACATGGGCACTATCCAGAGCATCACGATGCAGCCGATGGCCAGTATGATGCTGACTTTCCCGAACGCGCTTAATTTTCTGTTCATAACTGGTAGTAAGGATGGCAGTACGTTTCCGGGGAAACGTACTGCCGGGGTTTTGTAATTATTTGGCTGCCACGGCGGCGGTGGAATCCGTTCCACCGGTGTGCCATTTCAGCGGTACGTTGCTTCCTTTCGGAGAAACGCGCATGTAACCTTGCATTTCCTGGTGCAGCGCCGAGCAGAAGTCGGTGCAGTAGAAGGGATAAACGCCCGGTTGGGTGGGGATGAACTTCAGCGTGGAAGTTTCGCCGGGCATCACCAGCAGTTCCGCGGTAGCGGCGTGCTTGATGGCGAAGCCGTGGGGAATGTCCCAATCCTGCTCCAGGTTAGTGATGTGGAAGTACACCTCGTCGCCCACCTGGACGCCTTCGATGTTGTCCGGGGTAAGGTGGGAGCGGATGGCCGTCATGTACACATGTACCTGGTTGCCTTTACGTTCCACTTTCGTCGCTTTTTCGCCGGCAGCCACATAAGGGTGCTTGTTTTTGGCGATATCGAAGAACTTCACGCTCTGGTCTTTGATCTTCTCCGCCGGGATGGCCTGTGCGTAGTGCGGCTCGCCGATGGTGGGGAAGTCGAGCAGCAGCTGCATCTTGTCGCCCTCGATGGAGTACAGTTGCGCGCTCTGTGCCAGCTCCGGACCGGTAGGCAGGTAGCGGTCTTTGGTGATCTTGTTATAAGCCACCACGTATTTGCCGTAAGGTTTTTTGGTGTCGCCGCCGGGTACCATGAGGTGACCGATGGAGTAGTACGTCGGCACACGGTCGAGCACTTTCAGGTCTTTGATGCTCCATTTCACGATCTCGGAAGACACGAAGAAGGAGGTGTACGCGTTGCCCTTGCCGTCGAATTCGGTGTGCAGGGGGCCCAGGCCGGGTTTCTGCACTTCGCCGTGGAGCGCCGCTTCGTATTTGATAACGGGGATGCCGTTGTATTCGCCTTCAAACGCTTTGTCTTCGATCGCTTTCACGAATTTCTGGAAGGCGAAAACCGGGATCAGCGCGGCCAGTTTGCCCGAGCCCACGATGTATTCGCCGGAAGGGTCCACATCGCAGCCGTGCGGCGATTTGGGGCAGGGGATGAGGTACACGAGGTCTTTGAGCTCTTCCGGGTCCAGCGTCAGCACTTCCTTGATGATCTCGGAAGTAGCGGTGTGGTTTTCTTCGTTGAACGTGTTGTGGTAGTATTCGGTGGCCATTTTTTTGGCTTTACCGGCTTTCACGTATTCTTCCGCCTTTTTCCAGTTTACCGCCACGATAAAGTCTTTGTCTTTCTGCGAAGCATTCACTTCCAGCAGGGTGCTGGCCTGTTCGGTGTTGTAGGTGGAGAAGAAGAACCATCCGTGGCTGGGGCCTTTGCCGGCACGGCTCAGGTCGAGGTCCATACCGGGGAGGATGATCTGGAAGGCCACGTTCATGTGACCGGAATTTTTGTCGATACCGATGAAGGACGCGGTGCTTTTGAAGTTCTTTTTGTAGGATGCGTTGTCCAGCGGCGATTCTGCGTTGCCTACGGGCACGGAGAAGCGCGTACCTGCGATCACGTATTCGGTGTTTTCGGTGAGGAAGGGGGAAGAGTGGTTACCACCGCTGTTGGGCAGCTCGATGATTTCCATGGTCTTGAACGCCTTCAGGTCGATGCGGGCCACGCGGGGTGAGTTGTTGGCGTTGGCGAAGAGCCAGCGGCCGTCGTGCTCGCCATTGGTCTGCGAAAGCGCCAGGTGGTGCTGATCGTCCCAGGGAACGAAGCCGTGGGAAGTGTTCAGCATGGGTTTGGTTTCTTCGCTGTAGCCGTAACCGTTTTCGGGGTTCACCGAGAAAACGGGCAGCACTTTCAGGAGGCGGCCGGAGGGCAGGCCGTACACGGCAACCTGGCCGGAGAAGCCGCCTGAAACGAAATTGTATAGCTCATCGTATTTGCCGGGAGCCACGTACGTACGTGCAGCGGCGTCGCCGCCCACGGCCGATTCGGTGCTCTTCATCTTGCAGCTCTGGACGGTCAGCGCAGCGGCTGCGGCCAGGAGTAAGGGAGAAAGTTTCATAATAAAGTATATTAACGGGAATGAAAATTATCAGTTCTTGCCGTCGAGCTTGCGCATGTATTCCAGTACAGCGCGGGCATCGTCGTCGGAGAGGTTCTGGTTGGGCATTCTGACCATACAGATTTCCAGCATGGCCTGAGCTTCCGGATCTTTGTCGAGCATTTCATCCACGTTGGTGACGAAGTTCATGATCCATTCGGGGGTCCTGCGGTCGGTAACGCCTTTCCAGCCGGGCCCTACGAGTTTTTCTTCGGTGGTTTTGTGGCAGGAAGTACATTTTACTTCGGCGATTTCCAGTCCTTTTTTGGCCATGGCTTCATCCAGCGGGTGGGTGAGCTGCACGTCCTTGAATTTGCCGATGCCTTTGGGGTCTACGGCGTTGCTGGCCGCGGCGTTGTTGTCTGCGGCGGGCGTTTCGGA
Proteins encoded in this region:
- a CDS encoding cytochrome c, giving the protein MKQLRYLFICTVAIAIAAAGCGGGQEKAGEEKAPASETPAADNNAAASNAVDPKGIGKFKDVQLTHPLDEAMAKKGLEIAEVKCTSCHKTTEEKLVGPGWKGVTDRRTPEWIMNFVTNVDEMLDKDPEAQAMLEICMVRMPNQNLSDDDARAVLEYMRKLDGKN
- a CDS encoding nitrous oxide reductase family maturation protein NosD, giving the protein MTILRTILIFLLLPMGLSATVIRTGPDSLLQHALDRARPGDTVIVAPGHYLQHEIVIRTPITLIGENFPVFDGENKYQLFVITASGVCVQGITVQNTGRSSMVDMAGIRLQNAARVRVSNCKVLNTTYGIYLQNSKYCVIENNEIRSSATDELQAGNGVHAWKSDSLLIRDNNISGHRDGIYFEFVTGSAIIGNVSTNNVRYGLHFMFSHNDGYSRNTFRHNGAGVAVMYSKKVIMTGNTFSEHWGDASYGILLKDISDSRIEHNTFARNTMGVYMEGSSRIHIARNTFSANGWAMRVQASCEGNTIETNNFLDNSFDVATNGTLMLNAWRNNYWDKYEGYDLNRDGTGDVPYHPVSVYSILSERIPSTMILYRSFLTNIVDQAEKIMPSIIPDQLRDDSPQTKKWKL
- the nosZ gene encoding Sec-dependent nitrous-oxide reductase, coding for MKLSPLLLAAAAALTVQSCKMKSTESAVGGDAAARTYVAPGKYDELYNFVSGGFSGQVAVYGLPSGRLLKVLPVFSVNPENGYGYSEETKPMLNTSHGFVPWDDQHHLALSQTNGEHDGRWLFANANNSPRVARIDLKAFKTMEIIELPNSGGNHSSPFLTENTEYVIAGTRFSVPVGNAESPLDNASYKKNFKSTASFIGIDKNSGHMNVAFQIILPGMDLDLSRAGKGPSHGWFFFSTYNTEQASTLLEVNASQKDKDFIVAVNWKKAEEYVKAGKAKKMATEYYHNTFNEENHTATSEIIKEVLTLDPEELKDLVYLIPCPKSPHGCDVDPSGEYIVGSGKLAALIPVFAFQKFVKAIEDKAFEGEYNGIPVIKYEAALHGEVQKPGLGPLHTEFDGKGNAYTSFFVSSEIVKWSIKDLKVLDRVPTYYSIGHLMVPGGDTKKPYGKYVVAYNKITKDRYLPTGPELAQSAQLYSIEGDKMQLLLDFPTIGEPHYAQAIPAEKIKDQSVKFFDIAKNKHPYVAAGEKATKVERKGNQVHVYMTAIRSHLTPDNIEGVQVGDEVYFHITNLEQDWDIPHGFAIKHAATAELLVMPGETSTLKFIPTQPGVYPFYCTDFCSALHQEMQGYMRVSPKGSNVPLKWHTGGTDSTAAVAAK
- a CDS encoding nitrous oxide reductase accessory protein NosL codes for the protein MKLYLPALTLLLFLASACGRKYEPIAYGKDACAHCKMTIMDKRFSAEIVNPKGRVFKFDDIACLRGFDIEPGSLLFVNDYSGKAAGPLLAEKAVFLHHESFKSPMAGNFPAFADEAAATALKDSLGLDFLTWEKLP
- a CDS encoding ABC transporter ATP-binding protein; protein product: MIRIEKLTKSFGKFKALDGIDLSLEKGQAVSLLGPNGSGKTTLIKSILGLVIPEKGDIIINGQPIRNNPAYRAHIGYMPQIGRYPDNMTIEQVLHMIKDIRKGQSALDEELYESFGLDKIKHKKMRTLSGGTRQKVSACIAFLFSPDVYILDEPTAGLDPVANEILKDKIAAECARGKLVLITSHVLSDLDGLTSHIIYLQDGKLMFHQSIEQLQEQTGETKLNTIIAKILTHADRKQICIS